The Corythoichthys intestinalis isolate RoL2023-P3 chromosome 1, ASM3026506v1, whole genome shotgun sequence genomic interval ATTATTAtgcattatataaaaaaaaaaatatgtctgAATCTGGGGgagcttggaacagattagggcatttagaaGGAAACGCATCTCTACTAACAGAATTTTCaatttacgaaactacttccagagccAATTAATTTCATgagtagaggtactactgttCATATTGTGAGTTGCCTGTAGTACAAAATAAGATACATCCTATTTGTCAACTGTCCCCacattacaaggaagtgacacaGTTTTTCACGTTGATGCTACATTCTACATTAAGACCTGAGCTACATACTCATAAGCATTTGAGCAGGAAAAAGTTGCAGAAAGCTCCCCGAGGACAGTCGCACATCTTTCCGATTCGAGCGCCTTTTCTCACCGCGCACTGTTCTCCAATGTCACACTGCAGGGTAAAAATAGCACGCTTCAGTCAATACGCACAAATTAATATACATAATATCAAGCATTTACCGTCGGGACTTGGCCAAATTTCTTCTCCCACATCGGTAGTCTTTTAGCCTGCAGCTTTTCAAGAACTTCCTGGAGAGCTCCAAGCTGCCACACAAATAAGTTTAGGATCGTCAAAAATGAACACAAGATAAAAAATTCCGTTTATTCAAAGCTTACCAGTTGCTTCTCATTGGTCAAATTCGGACCTTTGGGGTAAAAATCCCGCAGGGCTCTCGGGCTCAGCTCCTCCTCGGACTCATTGTCGGTCAATTGGGCTTGAGAGAGAGGACAGGAGTGCAGGAGAAGCAGCAGCGCACATAAGAGCGCGCCGCTGAGACGTCTGGAGCTCTGCACCGTCCAGCTCCCGGTGCACGACATCGTCATCATGTGGCCTGCCTCAAAAAGTGGCAAGGAATCCCCACACACCTTTTTATTTGGCGCAAGTCGCTCCACCTCgcccttttattattttttcccaCCCCCTCTCAGTTTTGTCATGCGTAACAGGAGTCCTGGGTGAGTCATCCAGTCAAAGTTGCTGGGCAAATTAAGCTTCGGAAAGCCAACAAGAATAACATCACCAGGGGGTCACCCCGGCGGACATGGACGTGAATGGAGGACGGATGTATAAAAGTGTTTATTTAAGAGGTGAGGGCACGTAACGGGCTGTAATTAGAGATGATCATATTATGCTGAAAAGTTAGAACATGTGGCTACACTAAAAAAAGATGAAACCTGGTATTTATGCAAGAACCTTATTTCAAGTCGTTTCACACAACCGCTTTAAATAACTATTAAGTTATGTAGTTAAATAAAAATACCCAAATGATTTAGGCAggagtgaaagtggctagaatttcttgccggaactccccgaaggtcgccacagagccagaaattgtatttatttattttttcattcaaaattgtattttttttcaatgatttgcaaaataaaagttaacaaaaacagcattaaccccaacctccatctcctaatttttattttccctcatttcctcacatactaaatgccaaatctcaattttagctACTTAAAAACATAGGACATATATtacaattgaagttaatgtaaacatttactttttttttttttttaataataaagatataagtaacatacattcaggaaaataagtacaaatgacttatattatgcagagtgaagatgaatatattttgaagatagcgcaaacattgacttttttaaatcataagaaaatgaataagtagcataacataaatgaacaaatataagtccaaagtgcacattgacagctaagatgttccgaACATCCCCAtcaaagcaaataaaactatgacaaataagcctcctcaactctttcgttgcgcttaaagatttgatcctttttatgttgcattgcccttattttgtcgcatcaattaaacaagctttgttttttttcctggtccagaaaacatgcacatttgaaccaatcaaagctaaccatctctgctgatcacatgttagtatgtcagccaattgaatggataaatgagtccaggtgttctgctttgctgcgtgcattcgcacattgatctgactcatcatcgtcagactcacataactgcagcagctggggaaacctccatgccgtttgtggaataaaatcaataataaatattggtggaaaaagattacgctacacaaacactttattatgcttgttgttaacacatgtgtatgtaaatctgatgttgttagattgttttcttcttggagctgaaatgcatgtgtggcagcttagcattttgtttttttacatagcgttttgacacttgctgtcatattttcggaatcaaagcaccgtgtacccgaACAGCTTTCcgtccctgaatcttataccggaacagcatcccagccctgaatcttataccggaactgcgttctggccctgaatcttataccggaacagcatcccagccctgaatcttataccggaactgcattcctgatcgttctggcccactttcatccCTGGATTTAAGTAAGACTTACTAGTTAAACAAGTTAAGCAATCCCTGTTCAATccttttacatgcaaaatgcgtaaccaccgtttgttttcttacaataagaatgttaattttttaaatattcattGGGATGTTGtccgggctgtcaacagaccaagagaccattataggccAGGCAACCACCTCACCTCTGCCACCGGcctgtcacgacaacatacgcagtacttttaatcaggggtgaaagtgggccagaatggtCAGGAGCGCGGTTCCGGTATatgattcagggctggaatgctgttctggtacactgTGCTTTGATTCAGAAAATATGACTGCAACTGTCGAaacgctatgttaaaaaaaaatttttttttttaaatgttaagctgctacacatgcatttcagctccaagaagaaaacaatctaacaacatcagatttacatatacAAGTgtcaacaacaagcataataaagtgcttgtgtagcgtaatccgtttccaccaatatttattagtgattttattccacggacggcatggaggtttccccagctgctgcagttatctgagtctgacgatgatgagtcacgtcaatgtgcgaatgcacgcagcaaagcaaaacgcctggactcatttttccgttcaattggctgacatactgacatgtgatagcagagatggttagctctgattggttcaaatgtgcatgttttctggaacagcaaaagaaagaaaagcttgttgaattgctgcgacaaaaaagggcaatgcaatatAAAATGGATCGAAGATCAACGAAAgaattgaggaggcttatttatcatatttagttttatttactctgatggggaggttcagaacatctcagctgtcaatgtgcactttggacttatatttgttcatttatgttatgctacttattcatttccttatgatttaaaaaagtcaatgtttgcacgattttccaaatatatttcatttcactctgcaGAATATAATTCATTTGTACTTAGCTTTCTGAATGTATGCtacttatatctttgttataaaattaaaaaaaaaaaaaaaaaaagtgtttttgattgaaattgatAATTGGCATTTAATATGTGAGGAAATgggaggaaaataaaaattaggagatggaggttggggttattgctgtttttgttcacttttattttgcaaatcgttgaaaaaatacaattttgaatgaaaatcagtttttgtatgtgttatagaaataactgtgctaaaacagttttctttgcattttagtAGTTtccaactctagccctaattctctggcttcttgtcccccttttaaaaacttcatcatttttttctcgttgaactctatgatcttcatttctttttcttttttcttttcttttctgcgcacccGATTTATGAGGACTCGCCATGTTTACAGTTCATAACaatgattagggatgggaattgataggacttttacgattccgattccattatcgatattgcttaacgattcgattctttgtcgattctcttatcgattctaatttggggaaaaagaagaacaaacgttttgattggcatcgagtttaatcagaagtcacaaccttacaaactcacaacgaggtcaaaagaggcccaaagcctcaatattaactgtggcaataagtggcaaatgcacaagaatgtgtaacattttactgaaacatttttctaatagaaataaaaaatatgaaaatgaatgaatgaatattggcatataggtcgttgttctgccgttggcaatatgtgttaaagcagggatccccaaactttttcctgtgagggccacataacttttaactgatgaggggccggggtcagtttgaacAGAACACAGAAACAGTGtgccgattgcaggagtgccgaaatgtaaaaaattattgcttttcagaaagccgcaatcaaataaccctttctggattctttacataacaaaagtaaataaaataaaaataaaaatataataataataataataataaataataacactattaatcaaatagataataaccaaataaccctctctgagttcttcacagaaaaaggccagaaaataaataacgctattaagaaaaaaatatatattcaaaacgctctctggtattgttcaggggccggaccaaatgtgggggcgggccgtatccggcccgcgggccgtagtttggggacccctgttaccagcatattgaaatgcattagtttttatggcgctttcacgctcaagtgggggcgcccttgcgcttcctcacgcgaagaagcgttcacgtgaagaagagcacgctttcacgcgaagaagaaatgccgcatccaagcgagtgagcgagttagtgagagaggggaaacactgctacgagcctacgttctttttttaatgtttgtaaaatatctacagaggcaacgctgtATGTatcgtcttttgtgttgttgttgttgtgtgcttCCACTCGCAATcgaacacttaaatccagttgtgtagtagtTTGAAcgttgtgctaatgctagcgaacgcatgctaaccgtttagctgtattagcagctaatcatcgctgatttgcgttgatgcaaacctgtttgttataggggacgaaattgatttgtttcatttctatttttagtttcactcttcaagtgatggttgaataaagtcagcaaattataccaacgtcttctgtatcctcatttgggagtttagctagctatatagccaggactaagccttagcgtctctgtga includes:
- the cart3 gene encoding cocaine- and amphetamine-regulated transcript protein-like, with the translated sequence MMTMSCTGSWTVQSSRRLSGALLCALLLLLHSCPLSQAQLTDNESEEELSPRALRDFYPKGPNLTNEKQLLGALQEVLEKLQAKRLPMWEKKFGQVPTCDIGEQCAVRKGARIGKMCDCPRGAFCNFFLLKCL